A window of Halovivax gelatinilyticus genomic DNA:
CAGGCGGCGACCGCGAGCGCGACGACCGTCGCCTGGGCGCGGCCGGCCTCGGTCGTCAGGGCCGCTTCGAGCAGCTCCTCGCCCGCCTCGGGCATCGCGTCGCCGGCGACCATCACCAGCCGCGCGGCGACGTCCTCGCCGCCGACGATCGAGCTGATCACGAGCGCGAGCAGCACCATCGGGATGATCGAGACGAAGGCGTAGTAGGCGAACGCCGCGGCCAGCAGCGTCACCTCTCGCTCCGTGGCGATTCGATAGACGGCCTTTCCCGTCTCCGCGACCATGTGCTCACTTCGGCGCCCAGCGACATGAGTGTGAGCCGACGCTGCACGTCGCGAGTCGAGCCGTCTACGGCGGACGGTCGACGGACCGCTACACGAGCGGCGAATCACCACTCCGTACAGAAGTTTTGCGTCGCAAAGACCATACCGTCGTCCGTGAGGTAAACGCCGACGCCCGCGCGGTCCCACTCGTCGTTCAAGATTGCCTCGCGGTGTGGCGGCGAGTTCATCCACTGATCGACGAGCCCCTCTGCAGCTTCCTCGGGGGTAGTATACTCGACGACGCCTCCATCGCCGGATTCGACGGCTCGGTCGACCCAGCTCTGGGCGATGTTCTCGCCGTAGCGCTGGCAGTAGTCGCCCGTCGTCTGGAAGCGATCCATCGGACTCTCGCCCTCCGGGTTGTCGTGAGCGAAGTACTCGCGCTGGGCCATGTCGGCGCTGTGGCCGCGCGAGACGGACGCGATCGTCGCGTCCCAGACGAGCGGGTCGAGCCCGTGTTCGGCGCGGACGTCGTTTATTTCGTGGTGGACGAAGTCTTCGACGTGGTCGCTTCGTATCTCGACGTCGCCTTCGTACGACGACTGTACAGGATCGGCCGCGTGTCTGACCTCGGGCGTTCGATCGCCGGCGGCCGGGGGCGTTTCGGTCTCGATCGGCGTGTGCTCGTAGAGCAGATCGTCGACGAGGTCTGGAACGAACAGGACGAATCCGGCGGCGAGCGCCACGACGATCGAGAAGGCGATCAGCGCCCTGAATACCCCGAGCAGTCCACGATCCGTAGGCGGCGTTCCATCCGATGCGGGATCCGGTCTCGAGGCCACCATCACACCCGGATATCTGACGGGGCTATATTGACCTGTGGGTTATCATTCGTCCCTAGAGCCTGTAACGCGGGCCTTCCGACGGGTTCGCCGGCATACTTCCGAAGAGTAGTGACTCACTTCGACGACCCCGATCGGATCGACTCGAGCGTCTCGTGGACGCCGAGGACGAGCCCCGGAACGACGATCGCGAACAGGTGCTCTTCGATCGGAATGCCCGCGACCTCGACGCCCGTCCGCAGGTCGATGCTGAAGACGCCCACGGCGAGCGTGTAGCGGTCCCAGACGTACGCGATCGGGTACAGCGTGACGATCGTGACCGCGGCGCGTTCCAACGCGTTCGCCCGTCTGAGCAGGACGAACGCGACCGCCCCCCAGAACAGTTCCGTCGCGAGATAGGTGTAGCGCCCGAAGACGCTGATGTCGAGTCCCATACCGACCCGAAGCGGACGACGGTCGAAACTATTGACCGCGTACGGGGCTGTC
This region includes:
- a CDS encoding lycopene cyclase domain-containing protein is translated as MGLDISVFGRYTYLATELFWGAVAFVLLRRANALERAAVTIVTLYPIAYVWDRYTLAVGVFSIDLRTGVEVAGIPIEEHLFAIVVPGLVLGVHETLESIRSGSSK
- a CDS encoding CAP domain-containing protein encodes the protein MVASRPDPASDGTPPTDRGLLGVFRALIAFSIVVALAAGFVLFVPDLVDDLLYEHTPIETETPPAAGDRTPEVRHAADPVQSSYEGDVEIRSDHVEDFVHHEINDVRAEHGLDPLVWDATIASVSRGHSADMAQREYFAHDNPEGESPMDRFQTTGDYCQRYGENIAQSWVDRAVESGDGGVVEYTTPEEAAEGLVDQWMNSPPHREAILNDEWDRAGVGVYLTDDGMVFATQNFCTEW